Proteins encoded together in one Temnothorax longispinosus isolate EJ_2023e chromosome 5, Tlon_JGU_v1, whole genome shotgun sequence window:
- the LOC139813619 gene encoding prestin isoform X1, translating to MDKGNALLQIHLERPLYEHETLNQNYDYEKPKSSLMRDAMNDVKSKNWQSCVASTVPVIRWLSRYTWKEDIVPDIISGLTVAIMHIPQGMAYALLGNLPPVVGIYMAFFPVFVYFFLGTSKHVSIGTFAVVCLMTGKVVTFYSSPHAGHTFANASDAVSQNLEDVAYVYTPMQVATAVTLMVGILQIIMYTFRLGIVTTLLSETLVNSFTTAAAVYVLISQIKDLLGLKLPKQKGYFKLIFTVIDIFKEIKNVNIAATVVSTVSIVILVFNNEFLKPRVNKKCSIPIPIELIAVIGGTLVSRYCDLPKIYNIETVGHIPTGLPKPEVPSFELLPLVLVDSIAITMVSYTITISMALIFAQKLNYEIDSNQELFAMGFSNIMGSFFSCMPISASLSRSLIQQTVGGRTQIASIVSCLLLLIILLWIGPFFELLPRCVLASIIVVALKGMFQQANQLVKFWKLSKADAIIWIVTFLVVTLINIDVGLLAGLLVSLIMILLQVIRPYTCLLGHIPHTDLYLDMGRYKAAIEIHGIKIIHYCGTLNFANNSYFKSLVYRLVGVCPQKIIKYRKLTEEGRFLEEKNSRGTCDVQCIIMDMSALSYIDPSSVQVLHVIVEEFTRVNIEFYFVNCPSPIFETIKKCDLYIYGTMSLKIFATIQDAIAYFQNEITSR from the exons ATGGACAAGGGCAACGCACTGTTGCAGATACACTTGGAAAGACCTCTCTACGAACACGAAACGCTGAATCAGAATTATGATTACGAGAAGCCAAAATCATCCT TGATGCGGGATGCAATGAACGATGTTAAATCGAAGAACTGGCAGTCCTGCGTAGCGTCAACGGTACCGGTGATACGGTGGCTTAGCCGATACACGTGGAAGGAAGACATAGTACCTGATATCATTTCGGGTCTAACTGTGGCGATTATGCACATACCGCAGGGTATGGCCTACGCGCTCCTGGGAAATCTACCGCCGGTGGTTGGCATATACATGGCCTTCTTTCCTGTCTTCGTGTATTTCTTCCTCGGCACCTCCAAGCACGTATCCATAG GAACTTTCGCCGTGGTTTGCCTAATGACCGGCAAAGTAGTAACGTTTTACTCGAGTCCACACGCGGGACACACGTTTGCGAATGCCTCGGATGCCGTTTCGCAAAATCTCGAGGATGtcgcatatgtatatacacctATGCAGGTAGCAACGGCTGTGACACTAATGGTCGGGATACTTCAG ataataatgtatacattCCGATTGGGCATTGTGACAACGTTGCTGAGCGAAACTTTAGTCAACAGCTTTACGACAGCAGCTGCCGTTTACGTTTTAATATCTCAAATCAAGGATCTCCTTGGTTTAAAACTGCCAAAGCAAAAAGGTTACTTTAAACTGATTTTT actgttatagatatatttaaagaaattaaaaacgtCAATATAGCTGCTACAGTAGTATCAACTGTATCAATTGTTATTCTTGTTTTTAACAATGAATTTCTAAAG CCAAGAGTGAACAAAAAATGCAGCATACCAATACCCATTGAACTTATTGCAGTGATTGGTGGGACATTAGTCTCTCGTTATTGCGACTTACCaaagatttataatatcgAAACTGTCGGACATATTCCCACGGG ACTTCCTAAGCCAGAGGTGCCAAGTTTTGAATTGTTACCTTTAGTGTTGGTCGATAGTATTGCGATAACCATGGTTTCGTATACCATCACCATATCAATGGCATTAATATTCGCGCAAAAGCTCAACTACGAGATAGATTCGAATCAGGAACTCTTTGCAATG GGCTTTAGTAACATAATGGGTTCCTTCTTTTCGTGTATGCCAATATCGGCATCCTTGAGTAGATCCCTCATTCAGCAAACCGTCGGGGGACGTACACAGATAGCGAGCATTGTGTCTTGCTTATTACTGCTCATTATACTTTTGTGGATTGGACCATTTTTTGAGCTTCTACCGAGATGTGTCTTGGCTTCCATAATAGTT GTAGCATTAAAAGGAATGTTTCAACAAGCCAATCAGCTCGTTAAATTTTGGAAATTGAGCAAGGCCGACGCTATAATTTGGATCGTAACATTTCTCGTCGTGACACTGATAAATATCGACGTCGGATTACTCGCGGGATTGCTCGTGTCACTGATTATGATTCTACTGCAAGTTATTCGGCCTTACACATGTCTGTTGGGTCACATACCACATACAGATCTGTACTTAGACATGGGTAGATACAAAGCG GCAATAGAGATACAtgggataaaaattattcattattgcgGGACTTTGAATTTTGCCAATAACAGCTACTTCAAGTCTCTCGTATACAGACTCGTAGGAGTGTGTCcgcaaaaaattatcaagTACAGAAAATTGACCGAGGAGGGTCGTTTCTTGGAGGAGAAAAATTCTAGGGGGACGTGCGACGTGCAGTGTATAATAATGGATATGAGCGCGTTGAGTTATATCGATCCTAGTAGCGTTCAGGTATTGCATGTAATCGTAGAGGAATTCACGCGGGTGAATATcgagttttattttgtcaatTGTCCTAGTCCTATTTTCGAAACGATCAAGAAATGTGATCTATATATCTATGGGACGATGTCGTTGAAAATCTTTGCAACTATACAAGATGCCAtcgcttattttcaaaatgAGATCACCTCaagataa
- the LOC139813619 gene encoding prestin isoform X2: MKHSWHSSGTFAVVCLMTGKVVTFYSSPHAGHTFANASDAVSQNLEDVAYVYTPMQVATAVTLMVGILQIIMYTFRLGIVTTLLSETLVNSFTTAAAVYVLISQIKDLLGLKLPKQKGYFKLIFTVIDIFKEIKNVNIAATVVSTVSIVILVFNNEFLKPRVNKKCSIPIPIELIAVIGGTLVSRYCDLPKIYNIETVGHIPTGLPKPEVPSFELLPLVLVDSIAITMVSYTITISMALIFAQKLNYEIDSNQELFAMGFSNIMGSFFSCMPISASLSRSLIQQTVGGRTQIASIVSCLLLLIILLWIGPFFELLPRCVLASIIVVALKGMFQQANQLVKFWKLSKADAIIWIVTFLVVTLINIDVGLLAGLLVSLIMILLQVIRPYTCLLGHIPHTDLYLDMGRYKAAIEIHGIKIIHYCGTLNFANNSYFKSLVYRLVGVCPQKIIKYRKLTEEGRFLEEKNSRGTCDVQCIIMDMSALSYIDPSSVQVLHVIVEEFTRVNIEFYFVNCPSPIFETIKKCDLYIYGTMSLKIFATIQDAIAYFQNEITSR, translated from the exons ATGAAACATTCTTGGCACTCATCAGGAACTTTCGCCGTGGTTTGCCTAATGACCGGCAAAGTAGTAACGTTTTACTCGAGTCCACACGCGGGACACACGTTTGCGAATGCCTCGGATGCCGTTTCGCAAAATCTCGAGGATGtcgcatatgtatatacacctATGCAGGTAGCAACGGCTGTGACACTAATGGTCGGGATACTTCAG ataataatgtatacattCCGATTGGGCATTGTGACAACGTTGCTGAGCGAAACTTTAGTCAACAGCTTTACGACAGCAGCTGCCGTTTACGTTTTAATATCTCAAATCAAGGATCTCCTTGGTTTAAAACTGCCAAAGCAAAAAGGTTACTTTAAACTGATTTTT actgttatagatatatttaaagaaattaaaaacgtCAATATAGCTGCTACAGTAGTATCAACTGTATCAATTGTTATTCTTGTTTTTAACAATGAATTTCTAAAG CCAAGAGTGAACAAAAAATGCAGCATACCAATACCCATTGAACTTATTGCAGTGATTGGTGGGACATTAGTCTCTCGTTATTGCGACTTACCaaagatttataatatcgAAACTGTCGGACATATTCCCACGGG ACTTCCTAAGCCAGAGGTGCCAAGTTTTGAATTGTTACCTTTAGTGTTGGTCGATAGTATTGCGATAACCATGGTTTCGTATACCATCACCATATCAATGGCATTAATATTCGCGCAAAAGCTCAACTACGAGATAGATTCGAATCAGGAACTCTTTGCAATG GGCTTTAGTAACATAATGGGTTCCTTCTTTTCGTGTATGCCAATATCGGCATCCTTGAGTAGATCCCTCATTCAGCAAACCGTCGGGGGACGTACACAGATAGCGAGCATTGTGTCTTGCTTATTACTGCTCATTATACTTTTGTGGATTGGACCATTTTTTGAGCTTCTACCGAGATGTGTCTTGGCTTCCATAATAGTT GTAGCATTAAAAGGAATGTTTCAACAAGCCAATCAGCTCGTTAAATTTTGGAAATTGAGCAAGGCCGACGCTATAATTTGGATCGTAACATTTCTCGTCGTGACACTGATAAATATCGACGTCGGATTACTCGCGGGATTGCTCGTGTCACTGATTATGATTCTACTGCAAGTTATTCGGCCTTACACATGTCTGTTGGGTCACATACCACATACAGATCTGTACTTAGACATGGGTAGATACAAAGCG GCAATAGAGATACAtgggataaaaattattcattattgcgGGACTTTGAATTTTGCCAATAACAGCTACTTCAAGTCTCTCGTATACAGACTCGTAGGAGTGTGTCcgcaaaaaattatcaagTACAGAAAATTGACCGAGGAGGGTCGTTTCTTGGAGGAGAAAAATTCTAGGGGGACGTGCGACGTGCAGTGTATAATAATGGATATGAGCGCGTTGAGTTATATCGATCCTAGTAGCGTTCAGGTATTGCATGTAATCGTAGAGGAATTCACGCGGGTGAATATcgagttttattttgtcaatTGTCCTAGTCCTATTTTCGAAACGATCAAGAAATGTGATCTATATATCTATGGGACGATGTCGTTGAAAATCTTTGCAACTATACAAGATGCCAtcgcttattttcaaaatgAGATCACCTCaagataa